The DNA sequence TGCGATAAGAGGCCGCAAGAGAAACTGCGAGAACGGGTGCGCCAGGCTAATAAACGGATTAGGATCTCCTCCAATTCGTGCACCAGATCAATTTATCAAATGGCAGCTCTCGGTTCGGATCGGATCGGATCCAATCGGAAGATCCCGTCACGGAGTGCCATCTAAAACCGTCCATGGGATCACCATCAGTAAATGCGAATCTTGATGCTAAAAAGGTCGGGCGACGCAAGCGCCCTGATTAATCTGTCCCGCTCGGATCAAGTTTCGGGCTGGTTCTGGTATCTTGATATTTAGTCGGATCCGGGTTCGGACAGTGTTGGGAAAGACGGATTTTCGGGTACCTACATCTACCCGACCCGTTTAATTCGGACTTGGATCCTTGAATTGGGTTCGGTTTAATTTCACCGAATTGAACCGAAACCGAGCCAGATCGCGACGAGCGAAACCCAAGGCTGTTACTCCGAATTGAACTCACCGCTGTGTCTGCTCGCCAGCGGACGCCGTGGGGATGGCGGCGGAGAGCCCCTCGGGCGAACTCAACCTCGGCGAGATCGAGCTGCAAGATCCCTCCCCTCCACCCTCTCTTCGCCTCAAGGCTGCACTCGATGCTTGCTCCAAGGTACTCCGATCCTTTGTAAACCCTAAACCTCGCACCCTTTGGCCTCCCCCTCCCgtctttttcatttattcttTCGGAAGCCTAACTTTGATCGCTTCCGTGGTCTTGCAGTCCTTTGAGTCTGGCGATCTCGGCAAGTCTGATGAGGCGGTCGCGGCGGTAGTGAGCTTCCTCGATTCGATCGTCGATCCTGGTAACGCCGCGATCGATGATGCCGTCGCGCAGAACGCACTTGAGGAGATCCACCACTACTTGTCATCTGCTTCGTCGAATCAGGTATCTTGGAAGTTCGTTTGAGGGGTTTGACGTTTTGAAACGATCGTATCTAGGGTCTAATGGGATGTTTTTGGATGCAGACGGTAGTTGAGGCACTCTCTCTTGAGCTCCCCAAGGTGGTGGTGAAATTTGTAGCTTTATCAGATCGTTGTCGGGAGATTGCTGAGAGTATTATCGACCATCTCGTAGCCACCTGTAGTCCACGGGACTTACTGTCGATTCTTTGTGAGGTGAGGATCACAGAGTTAATCCTACTGTATCAATTTCGACAGTTTGTGATATGAATATGTTACTGAATTACGCTTCTGGGATATTCATGCATCAAGGAAAATTTGCCTTGTTTTTTCATCTTAGAATACCTTTTTACAATGAAGCTCATTAGCAGAACTGATGCTAATGTAAATAAGCTGCTCAGTACCTGTTTAGGTGTAGTGGTGCCATTAGTGCTTGCTTAATTTTGCAAATCTTGAAATTAGGATAAATTTTAAAATGTTTATCAAGTACAAATTTGAATTATTGTACTAACTTATGTAAACTTTCTGTGTTACATCAAAGTTTTGAAGCTTTAAATGATGAACTTAACCAACATCCATTGATAGAAGAATTACCTGTTCATTTGTATGTTATAATATGTATATAACTGGGATTCTACCCACCATGCTTTGGAGGCAAAAAAAAAAGGCATTTCCTGTTTGAGATACATGATGTTAACATTGAAATTGGTTGATCCAGGACTTTCATCAGGGTTAATTAGAGTTTTTTGGCATTGTCAGAAAGCAAAcatttttggagctcaaaatattCTTAACGAATTGTTTAGTAGTTGAGTGGATTTTCTAGTGACAAGCTTGACATGtttgaaaatttaaattattccAGAGCTGTATATATTCAAATAGTATGAATCTTGTCCAGATGTGCTTCAGATTATCAGCTTGTTTATTGACTCGGATGGTCCACCTTGCATGTTGCGTGGTACATGACTGTTGGATTCTGGTAGTCACATATTTCATTATAAAGTTGTCAGGTTGGTTTGAATTGAAATATTTGGTTAGTTGCTACACTAGAGATAATCATTTGATGTTGTAACATTCACACTTCATTAATATTACCAATGATGCAAATCTGTTTTAagtgtttttcttttcattttgtggCTGTTTATATATGATTTAGTGTCACCTTACTTTTATCTGGTTGTAGCTGGATTATAAATTCTGTGTAATGCTTTTGACTTATTTGCCTGGTAGTGATGTATGTGATTTTTGTTTAATGCAAGCATGACAtatattggtccaaataaatgtcTTAAATGTTGCAGGCATCAGATACCCAGATTAGAGTGTCGAAGTCACCAAGTTACTTTATTCCGCTCTTAGGTGGGATCTCAAAAGGTAATTCTTGCTGATGGTAATATCATGAATAATATCTGATGCACATTTGTGAAAATTAGTTTTATGCACTATATGGAGAATTGTTATCGTGCATGAATATTGGTGAGTTGCTGATGCATTTCCAGCTCTCTTTACTTCATCAATTTGCATGTCTAGTTTGTTGTAATTATATTCTTCAGTTGCTTGGGGTCAATCAATGATGTTGTAAGTGACTTCTTTGGAAGATATTATTTAATTAGACCATGACAGTATGCAATCATAAACTTTATACATTGTTGCCATGAACTATGTATGACATATGGAAATCTACTTGTACTGCCATTTCGTTAAACCATTATTTTTTTCCTCTTAAAACACTTTCACTATGCTAAATCATTTTTGCATCTCTCTCAAAACACTTCCACTTTGCTAATTTTTTTTTGCATCTATCTCAAAACACTTGAAATGCAATTTTCATTGTTCTCACTTAATCTTTTAACTTAAAGTTCTAAGATTGATAATGTTGAAGTCTTTTCTGATCTCTTTTGCTATTACTATTAAGGAGTGGTCAAATCCTGAATCACCCCCTATGGATCTCGGATCCAGCTAGATGATCAAAATGGCATATGTTGACTTTGACTTCAATGAGTATAGTTAATCTCTGATTTTAGATCATTCTTTTCTTGGTTTCATAGTAGGAAATTGAGTGGATTAGAATTTTCTgctttttttaatgattttcgGAAGATTTCCttttttagtttttcttttttttatggagCCTTTAGATACATTTTTGAGtctatttaaattttaaactgtGTATATTCTAACATTTAGATTGAGATCTCTTCACCTCTTGTTCTGTCAATTTGTCCTCAATTTACGCTAGCCATCTGATTTTGTATTGCCCAGTCCTACTTTTACTAGGTACCTGTACTTTGTTTTTGAAGCATATTTTAAATAATGTAATGAAGCTTAGTCTATTTTATCATATGGTTCTTTTTGGGGATAGAGATTATATTCACTTTATTATATGTTTGTAACTAAAGAAAAGAGCATCATTTGAATGATTCCTATGTTTTGTATTCTTGAAGCTTGAGCAACTTTATACTAATTCAATAAATGATGTATAGAATCATATTGGTCATATTTTCTCGTACTTTATTGTTAGGCACCAAACCTAACGGGAAAAAACACAATTTATGTGTTCACTAATAGATTTAGTTGCTCTTGCAGTTTTTCTTTGTATACAGAGGCGTCATCTTGAACAAGTAAAGGCAGCACTACCTGCTATCCTTGAAGTTCTTTATGCTTGTTCTTCGGAGTCTGACGACGAAGAGAAAGATAACTATCAGGATTTATTTAGCACAGCGGTTGGCATTGGAACATCTATTCAAGCAATTTGTGGGAAAATGGTTTGTTTTTTTGACAGGAGAATCTTCATGCATTCATAGGAACTTATTGTTTATAATCTGTTTTACATTAAATCATATCCCCGGACCTGCAACAGgttggaagaagaaaagaagagctaCATGCAATACTTGGTCTTTATGTCCTGCAAAATATAGTTGAGTATCAACACAACAtccctctctctctgtctctatgTTTTCTATGATCTGATAATACTTTCTAATGGTACTTTAGGCTCTTGTATCAAGAAGCAAACATGCAAATATTATTTCAAGCTACTGTTCACTTGTTCTGCGATTTTCTGAGTTGCTTCCCTTTTGTGGGTTCTCCTTTTATGGTCTGATAATGGGATCCGATGTCAGTTCAGCTATTGATGAAGTTTCCAAAGGTAACTATAGCTGATCTGATATATTTTTGTCCTTAGTAATGTCCTTGAGAAATTTTGCTGGTAACTATACATTAACTTTTATTCTGATAAATTCTTTTTGAAGCAATGTAGAGGATGACAATGGCTTGCTGGCCTGCTTTTCATTGGCAGTGAATGGGGCAGCTCTTGCAGGTATATCTGACATGTTGGCCCTACCATTTGCTTCTTTGCTTTCCATAATCTTTCCGTTTGCCACTTGCTACATCGAGGAGTGTGATATTATTTCTTGATTTGATGTTGTACTACAGTTATATGGGGGTATATCAATAATGAAGTTGCAAAAGCTGCTGGGGACCAGTTGACGGCTGTTCTAGACAAAATTCGAAGCAATCGAAGTGAAAGGTGGCAAGTTATTGGGATGTTGAAACCTATACTTTCCTCGATAGACTATTCATGGGAAATAAAATATCATTGCATAGACCTGCTAGCTAGCATAATGGATGGAACTAACACCGAAGAACATAACGATGATAACGATATTGATTTCTCATCCGTTATGCCGAGTCTCTTTACTACCCTCCAGGTACTTCTTGTTGCTGATTTGCATCTGATAAGCtcctattttatttatcattttcttgATCTTTAGTGAGTATTGCAGGCTATCCAAAGGATCATGATTAGTGCTTCAGATGCCTCAATAAGAAAAAAAGCTTTTGCCACACTTAGAAAGGTATACTCTAAATGCATGATCTCTTTTCTACCGAACATGCTGGTTATCTACATTTGCCAGATGTCTACACTGGAGGATTTTCTTGTAATATATTTTGATGTGCTTTTATATGAATCCAAACCTTCTACCTGCTCGTAGCTCTTGGGTCCTATCATTTGGTTAGAAATGCTTATTGTTTAGTGGAAGAAATTTCATATGGGGGGCTTTGATCGGACCACATtgttgaagaaaaaaatattttggatTGAAATAGTAAAGCAAAAATTTCTGATTTAACACTTGAAGTTGAAAGAAAGCAGAGGATAGGGATATAGGAGAGATTATTAAGGGGAATATTAGGATAAAACGAATAACAGGACATATGCCAAATACCGAAAAAGAAATCTAACATTGTTTCCTTTTATATGACTTGGTTGCAGTCTTCTTGTTCATCATTCTTCTAAACCTGGAACTAATATTCTTAAATCATTCCTGAAATTTAATGACATAATATAGCAACGGCTCAATTATAAGTTCCTTTTGGGTATAATTTAAGATACTGCCAATGACTGGATCTTGAGATCCTTGCCAATAGCCTCAGGCCTATTTATTTTGTAAGATATATTTAAGATGCTTGTGCCTGCACAATCCATCTCAGTTGCTGTACTTGGTATGTCTACATTTCTGGTATTACAAACTCCTAGCAGAAGTTATTTCAGTCGtcttattttgaatttttttttcatgttccAACTATTCTAACAAATTTTTGTTCAATTATCATTCAGATAATTTCAGATCTTCCATCTTCCCATCGATTTGACATGCTAAAGGTTCTTATTACTAATAGCAATTCCCCTTCAATGGTGAGCTTCATTTAGACAAATATATGCTTTTTAAGCATGGATAGTTCTGTTATTGGAGTTCTCTACTACATGCAGATTGCAATTCTTATTGATCTTGTGAGGGAGGAAATTGTTGCTGAAAGAAATCAGGGAACATCATCAGAAAATTGTCTAGATATTCATGTAGAGAAGAGAAAGGGACCGTTTTGGAGCTCTTATGCCCTTGACCTTGTGGGTCTGGTTTTGAAGCCTCCAAAAGGAGGTCCTCCTTCTCTCCCTGAAGATAGTGATCCGGTACTTCTATTTTCTGTAATATTCTCTTGTCAGGTTCCTGCATAAGTTGCATATGTGAGTTCATTTGATTTCTCATCCTTTTCGTTTGGACATAATCTGTCTGATTCTCATAGCTGTTAGAATAATAATCTTATTTGGGCGATgaacttttagtttagaattagaaAATGTAACTGCCTAACTGTTCTGAGCTTCTTGACATTTTACCTTTTCATTACAATGAACTTCCTCTTCTGTTGTGCTATCTGGCATTGATCATGATATTCTTGTGCTGCTACTAATAGGCATGTTTGGTAGGATATTTATGTTCAAGTATTATGCATCCTTGTCCAGTTAAGAAGATTAATTTGTTGGGTTGATATAACTATGAAACTCATCTTTTCCCAATTTAATTGCCTATGAGAATTCTTATGCTTGGACCCAATATCTTATTTctttaatgataatatatttgcaTCGAATAGGTATTTCTGTTTATCCATTGCCATTTACACACATGTTTCATATGTGCAGGTTCTATCTGCTCTCAATCTGTTTAGATTTATTTTGATAATGGAGTCCACAGGTAAAACTACTATTTCTGTGAGTTACATGCAACTTTTTTGCTAGTCTGTTAATCTTCATCGTTTGATTACATTAACagcaaatcttataatatttagTCGTGTGACATAACCATACTA is a window from the Musa acuminata AAA Group cultivar baxijiao chromosome BXJ2-1, Cavendish_Baxijiao_AAA, whole genome shotgun sequence genome containing:
- the LOC135598516 gene encoding aberrant root formation protein 4-like isoform X1, which translates into the protein MAAESPSGELNLGEIELQDPSPPPSLRLKAALDACSKSFESGDLGKSDEAVAAVVSFLDSIVDPGNAAIDDAVAQNALEEIHHYLSSASSNQTVVEALSLELPKVVVKFVALSDRCREIAESIIDHLVATCSPRDLLSILCEASDTQIRVSKSPSYFIPLLGGISKVFLCIQRRHLEQVKAALPAILEVLYACSSESDDEEKDNYQDLFSTAVGIGTSIQAICGKMVGRRKEELHAILGLYVLQNIALVSRSKHANIISSYCSLVLRFSELLPFCGFSFYGLIMGSDVSSAIDEVSKEDDNGLLACFSLAVNGAALAVIWGYINNEVAKAAGDQLTAVLDKIRSNRSERWQVIGMLKPILSSIDYSWEIKYHCIDLLASIMDGTNTEEHNDDNDIDFSSVMPSLFTTLQAIQRIMISASDASIRKKAFATLRKIISDLPSSHRFDMLKVLITNSNSPSMIAILIDLVREEIVAERNQGTSSENCLDIHVEKRKGPFWSSYALDLVGLVLKPPKGGPPSLPEDSDPVLSALNLFRFILIMESTGKTNHTGVLTKSTLQMAYTEWLLPLRTLVAGVSAENEKDESELADHIFCALNPVQLVLYRCIELVEDNLKHSK
- the LOC135598516 gene encoding aberrant root formation protein 4-like isoform X2, with the protein product MAAESPSGELNLGEIELQDPSPPPSLRLKAALDACSKSFESGDLGKSDEAVAAVVSFLDSIVDPGNAAIDDAVAQNALEEIHHYLSSASSNQTVVEALSLELPKVVVKFVALSDRCREIAESIIDHLVATCSPRDLLSILCEASDTQIRVSKSPSYFIPLLGGISKVFLCIQRRHLEQVKAALPAILEVLYACSSESDDEEKDNYQDLFSTAVGIGTSIQAICGKMVGRRKEELHAILGLYVLQNIALVSRSKHANIISSYCSLVLRFSELLPFCGFSFYGLIMGSDVSSAIDEVSKEDDNGLLACFSLAVNGAALAVIWGYINNEVAKAAGDQLTAVLDKIRSNRSERWQVIGMLKPILSSIDYSWEIKYHCIDLLASIMDGTNTEEHNDDNDIDFSSVMPSLFTTLQAIQRIMISASDASIRKKAFATLRKIISDLPSSHRFDMLKVLITNSNSPSMIAILIDLVREEIVAERNQGTSSENWSSYALDLVGLVLKPPKGGPPSLPEDSDPVLSALNLFRFILIMESTGKTNHTGVLTKSTLQMAYTEWLLPLRTLVAGVSAENEKDESELADHIFCALNPVQLVLYRCIELVEDNLKHSK